The Candidatus Zixiibacteriota bacterium genomic interval TGAGAGATCATCCCATCGTTGCCGGCCTAAGCCCAGAGCATGTCAGTCTGCTGGTTGGCTGCGCATCAAATGTCGTCTTCAAAGCAGGTGAGTTCATATTTCGGGAGGGAGATGACGCTGATTCATTTTATGTCATCAGGCAGGGCAAGGTGGTTCTTGAGACCTATGTCCCGCACATGGGTCCGAAAGCCATTCAGACGCGTGTTGCCGGGGAAGTAACCGGCTGGTCATGGATGGTCGAGCCTTACAGGTGGCA includes:
- a CDS encoding cyclic nucleotide-binding domain-containing protein — encoded protein: MENLERILRDHPIVAGLSPEHVSLLVGCASNVVFKAGEFIFREGDDADSFYVIRQGKVVLETYVPHMGPKAIQTRVAGEVTGWSWMVEPYRWHFDARALELTKAIALDGKCLREKCEKDHDLGYALIKKFFGIIAQRLEATQLQLMDIYRTNSHD